In Oryza sativa Japonica Group chromosome 1, ASM3414082v1, the genomic stretch TTTAGTCCTCAAGAGATGATCATTTTTGGTATGCTTACCTGACTCGGCGTTGTGAATGTCGAACAGCTTTGACAAGGACGTGCCAGACTCCGCCGATATGGAGCCGCCGTTGCTGGGCCTGCCGAATTATCATCAGGATGGTTCTTATGCAGAATACCTTGCTAATTTTCAAGAACGGAGCCACACAGATGACTGGTCAGATTCTTCTCTTCACCTGCTGTGCACATATGGATAGAGTGTAGATCTCCTCATCGAATTTTTGTTGTAGCTTTGTTCACAACATGATGGGAATAACAAGGAACATAACTAAGTTATTGCCTCACTAGGGAATGCAAAACACGTTAGCATTATAGTAATATCTACCAACATGTAGTTTCGATAACAGCCAATGCCTATCGAGTGTTGTCTTCTAGCTAAGGTTGCCTGGTTCCCACTGCCCATTGGCCAAATTAAATTCAGAACTTTTAGACTTGTCTTTTCCCTATCTACTAGCTACTATGGATggactacttttttttttgcagcaaTGTTCCATTTTAAGGGTAAAAAGGCAGAAAATCTTCATTTTCTGCTTCAATCATTATATCGCTGGTTATGATGAAAGTCTAACTTGTATGCATGTAGGTTTGGCACGGAGAACATGGATGTCCTCGTAAGCTGGACGAAAAACTTATGTTCCAACAAGGATTTGCGTAGCTGCAGTGTACTCGACATAGGAACTGGGAGCGGTCGACTCTCGCAACAGCTTGCAAAGCAAGGGTATGTTGATGAAATGGCAATCTTCCATTTGCATTTCTCCAACCAAAGGTTACTTTAATGTGAATGCTGTTATTGTTGTCAACTTCAATGTATTGGTGTTGAGATGCCTTTCTTAACGTTTTCTGACAGCCCTGAAATAGACTTATTGTCTATTCTTTTGCTCTTGCGTTTGTGCTCCTTCTCTCTTGTGTTTGTGTTCCTTCTATATAATTAGAGTATGAATTTGGAGTTGTAAAGTTTGGTACCATAAGGCAAGTATAATTGATTTAGTTAAGCAGACCTATCAATTTCCCAATGGTCTTTCTATCACATGCTTAAAATCTGGCCATCTTTGTAAATTGAAGGGAGATGCCCTTTGATAATTATTCTTGGAAGCTGCATCTGGTTTGCTGTTAAGCAAAGGATCATGCTAGCACAGTctcatgttttctttttctcgaaTAGCTATATGTTTTGTAGATTGGGAGAAACATCTCTATTGACTTGGAGTATTTTTATAAATTAGGAGACATTCAACTATGTATTTCACTCTGTTGAATTGTTAATGCCTCTTGACAGTACTGATATGTCCATATACAGGTTCTCTGATCTGACTGGGATCGACCACAGTGAAGGTGCAATTGAGGTTGCTCGTAATCTTGCTATCCGTGATGGGTTTGAGCACATTAATTTCTTGGTGAGTTGAGCACTGGACCATTTGGTGCATATGCCTGTATCTGTATGCTTCACAATTTCATGTTCTTATTTTGCTTTAACGTATAATGTGCACATCCATGACCTTCTGGTTGTATCTTAGATACCAAAACAACATCTTTCAAGGTTGTACAGCTAATTATCAACTCCCTTGAACAAAGAGCTTTAAAGCGGAAAGAGGAGGAAAGAGCTGATTCAGCTTACATGAATCTTGCTCTTGCAGGTTGATGATGTGTTAGAGTCAAAGTTGGAGAGGAGATTTGAACTTGTGATGGATGAAGGAACTCTGGACACGATTGGGTTGCACCCCGATGGACCTGTAAAGAGGTAATGCGTGCGAAGCTGTTGATGTATGCTTTAATCCCTCATGGtaaattatcataaattttGATACACCGCATAATATTTAGGAGTGACTTGGTACTCTCAATTGCTTAGGTTGTTTAAACTGGCATGGATCACACTGCTTGTTGGTTTCCATGTGTTAAACTATTTTCAATTTACTCCATTTCAGAATGATGTATTGGCAGTCGGTTGCAGGGCTGGTTTCTCCTGGTGGCATACTGGTCAGTACTTCCACCACATTCAACCCAAATATCTTTGTGTTGCATGGTGGCTCACTTGCAACAAAATTCGAACAGTTTACTGTGGTGAAACTATTTGCTTTACATATTCTACCTACGGAAATTACCAATTTAATATCTACATATGATGTTCTGTTTAACTTTTAATAATCCTGTGTAATCTACATGGTTTCACCATTACAGTAACTATTTGAAAGCCATGTATGTGAAGATGGCTTAGGACAAAGAATGTGTCAAGCCTCTGATGCTACTTTCACATGTGTTTAGGTCATCACATCATGTAGCAGAACCAAGGATGAGTTGGTCCAGGAGGTAGAGAGCTTCAACCAGAGAAAGCTCAGTGCTATGGGCTCCGAAGGTGCGCAGGCCAGTGATACTGCGGTGTTCAAGTACATCGACCATGTCCAAACGTACCCCATCGTGGATAGTTCCTGCATCACGACCGTTGCTTTCTCGCATAGCTGAAACATATATGTatgctctctctttttctccctAACTTTGCCATCCCAGTGTGTATCCCCTTTACCCTAGTTCTCTTCGGGTGATAGTCTACTTTGCCAGATAGGTTATTCAGTTGTAACGTTGCTTTGTTATGTCTTGAATTCTTGATGGATGTACTCTTTTGAAAGCGTGACAAGCAACACTATTACATCAGATATGCAGAACTCTGTGCTATGAAAGCTGAATCAACAATTCACCAATCGATCAGGCAATAACGTACATGGGTTGACGATCTGAGTTGATGATAGCCATGGAATGCCTAATTGCCATTCTGGCTCTACTGTTATAGACGAAAATGATTGCGATTGTAAAATGAAAAATGCAAGTGGATGGATCCAGAAAACGACGTGTATTTCCTTCCATTTGCAAGTAATCTGAATAATAACAACCTTTTCAATACTTATAGTGGGTAGCTGAACTTGCTTGCAGTACTAGAGAAGCTCAAGTTACAGCATCTTGGGTTAGTTAGCGATCTGTTCCTTTCTCATATGTACAGAGCCACTACATTCTTGCAAGGGCACCTTGAAGCGAGTGGCTTCAAACTATCTTCATTTACTATGTCACATATGGTcaccttcctcttctttttttcttctttttttgaatttttttggcATCGTTCTTGATCGTGTCAGTAGATTGGTACCAGGCGTGTCTGAGAATGAATTGGCTGTGCAGGATCGGTATCTGAAtaatcctcctcctcttcgctgTCTGACGAAGTCATATACATTTCCCGTCTTTCCTGCAGGGTTAAGTGATCTAGATCCCAGAGTTATGATCCAGCCAAGGAAGATTGTAGCATATACTATGAATGGTTAAGATGGAGGACTCTGCTCAGGTGTAGACCTGCTCAAGCTAACTGAGCAGGATTAGGACTGCATTTCACTGCACCTGAGGAGGCTCCAACAATGGCAGATCATGCAGTGATGGAATTACCtgctggcgacgacgacgatggaagGTTGCCAATGCTCTCACCATGACCAAGATTGGAAATAGGATTCCGGCGGTCCTCAAGACAAGAAGCTTTTACCCCCATCAGAAGTACAGACACTCAGTCAGGAGCTTGATCTTCAAGATAAGTGTGATAATTCTTTTTTGCAGTGATGATCTAAACTCAATTTGGACATCGATCTTACCGAGAATAAGGCCAACGAGTACTCCCCATCCCCACCAATCATAAGAGGAAGAGTGTGGCGAAGAACCAGGAGTGACATGAACTATTCAATCACAGGGACAGAATTCCATCAGAAAGGAAACACAAGAATTAGCCAGGATTGAACTGGGTGATAGATAATTGTCATTAAAGGATATTTATCTATCCAGATGCAAGGAATCTCACAATTATGGCGACTGTTCGGCAACACAGGGTGCTGCTTCTCGTCCTAATGGGTAAGTAGTCCTCATAACCATCCATGAAGTCGCGCTCCGATGGCACCATTGTTATTATCTGGGAATCATGGAGATCTTGCCTAGCAATCTCCCAATTTCCTCTGTAGAGGGATCAGggaaagaaacagaagaaaaatGTAAGAATTTACAGATGCTGACTAGTCAGGCACAGCAACCAATTATCACTTAGGATCCCCAAGAGAGTACCTGAAGTTCATCGGTATACTTCCATAGTGAAACAGTTGCTGTGGGGCAGTATAACCAGGCTTGAATTGCTGCAGAAAGAGATATCACATCAGAGGATTAGCCCATGCATGCTTGAACAGTTTTATATGTCCTCAAATCGTATCGCTATCAAACACATTTGTCTGTACTATAAACAGTTCCACAAGGCTACAAAGAATGCATAGTTGAACCAAGATGATTTTACCTGCAAACATATTTCGCAAACGGTGTCGCCTTTCTCATTGCACCAACGCTGAATGCATTTCCGGTGCGCATACTGCAAGGGAGAAGCTAAGAATTTAATATCTTGCAAAAATTCACCTGCATAACCAACTGAAATACATTCATTATATTACAGTATCATTTGCTAGAACAAGAAGCAACAAACAGCACCGAATTCAGAATGTTTTACTGAACTTTCAACTACATTTGACCTTGCTAGATAATGTGGGTAGTTGCCCCACTCATTGCTTGAAGGTCACAGATAGCCTCCTCCATTTCCCTTACTTCGAAAGAACACCAACaccttattttgttttgtttctcaGCAACATCACTATCAAATAGGAAGGCCAATACGAGGCAGTGACTTCCAAGTTACATCGAGGCAAATGCAGCTGATTTTTCATAACAACTTTTCTTAAATCCAGGATTGACCTTTTTCGCATACTTAATTAGCATGTATGATAGTACACAACCAAGTGAACCTACTGCAGCTAACCCCAACCATAAATGTCAACAATTTTCATCCTAAGTCAACTAGTGAACTACTATTATCTAAAATAACTAGTGAACTACTCCTCTAGAACTAGAAATCTAAAGTGACCACAAAGAAAACCATGGACACCAATTAACTAATTTATCTTCTCCCACTAAAAGTGGAGACCAAAAGACCAAATTTTCCATCTGAAAAAAGGATATATTTTTCATAACGGTAACAAATCAGAATTACAGAATAAACAATTCACAAAGCCAAGGAAAAGCCATAACCTTGAGGCTGCCACAGCAAGCACAGGGTGCCTCCATGCTGGTATCCCAATCCTCCTCTTGGCAAATCCTGCACTCCACCATCTTCCTCGCcgagccgccatcgccgtcgccgtcgcagcaGTAGTCGATCGCCACCGTCTCCGCCTGCAGATCGGCCACCTGCTTCCTGATTGCCGCGTCCAGCGTCGACTCCGTCAGCAGCCGATCCACAAGCAATGCCAGATGGTCGCCCATTAATCCTGCAAACAACGCACTCCATGGTTCAGTCATCGCAATCTGCGCAGCCTGAAACAATTCTTGCTACAATCTATGCtcctaagagaaaaaaaaaacagtgtaaTGGCCGAGGAGAACACCAAGAATCCAAGGAGGAGTTCGTCAGGTATGTGTGTTGCAGGAGGGGGATGAAATGCAACCGCTGACTTTTGGATTTTGGTAAGAACTGACAGGAACCGATTGCTCCGTGATGATAATAACCGCAAGAGATGGGGAGTTACTTAGTAACTGGAATTATCTGCTAGCCGATGGACAAAGTTGGCCCGAGCAGCAATTGCACCAAGAACAGGCAAAACCTACACATTCTGGTTTCTGAGCATAACATGATGGATTGGATGAAAATGGCTTTCATCGAATGGAAGGGAAACAAGTTTACTAATCGATGAGAGCTAGAACAAGAGGGTGGTTGCTACTAGCATTTTACAGTACCAAGAAAGTAGTGCTGAATCAAAGAAACGCCATGAAAACACCACCAAgaagattaaaaagaaaaacaagagaaCAATTCAACAGCCAAAACCAAGAACTCACCAAGAGAGATAAGAGATGCAGGAAACACAGAAGGAAGGCGAAGTTGCTGTTTCCAATGGTCTGGCGGCTTAATAGCAAACTAAAAACAACaacaagcaaataaaaaaagggGCAAATCTTTACCTTGTCCAGGTATCAACAGCAAAGCTCCAGAGAAGGTTGAAGCTTGGAAGGATGGATTTGGGGTTGGGGTTAAggcaaggggggggggggggggatttttGGGGGAGGGGTTAA encodes the following:
- the LOC4326040 gene encoding uncharacterized protein gives rise to the protein MAGIRWPPEDPEIFPSRMVTGGGGGGAGGGPPGPPGEMASDDDRSVAADSWSIKSDYGSTLDDEQRYADAAEVLLASSSSSSAAASGPAAATTASVAANPSGDFSFDKDVPDSADMEPPLLGLPNYHQDGSYAEYLANFQERSHTDDWFGTENMDVLVSWTKNLCSNKDLRSCSVLDIGTGSGRLSQQLAKQGFSDLTGIDHSEGAIEVARNLAIRDGFEHINFLVDDVLESKLERRFELVMDEGTLDTIGLHPDGPVKRMMYWQSVAGLVSPGGILVITSCSRTKDELVQEVESFNQRKLSAMGSEGAQASDTAVFKYIDHVQTYPIVDSSCITTVAFSHS
- the LOC4326041 gene encoding uncharacterized protein isoform X1; translation: MTEPWSALFAGLMGDHLALLVDRLLTESTLDAAIRKQVADLQAETVAIDYCCDGDGDGGSARKMVECRICQEEDWDTSMEAPCACCGSLKYAHRKCIQRWCNEKGDTVCEICLQQFKPGYTAPQQLFHYGSIPMNFRGNWEIARQDLHDSQIITMVPSERDFMDGYEDYLPIRTRSSTLCCRTVAIIFMSLLVLRHTLPLMIGGDGEYSLALFSLLVLRTAGILFPILVMVRALATFHRRRRQQERREMYMTSSDSEEEEDYSDTDPAQPIHSQTRLVPIY
- the LOC4326041 gene encoding uncharacterized protein isoform X2; this translates as MGDHLALLVDRLLTESTLDAAIRKQVADLQAETVAIDYCCDGDGDGGSARKMVECRICQEEDWDTSMEAPCACCGSLKYAHRKCIQRWCNEKGDTVCEICLQQFKPGYTAPQQLFHYGSIPMNFRGNWEIARQDLHDSQIITMVPSERDFMDGYEDYLPIRTRSSTLCCRTVAIIFMSLLVLRHTLPLMIGGDGEYSLALFSLLVLRTAGILFPILVMVRALATFHRRRRQQERREMYMTSSDSEEEEDYSDTDPAQPIHSQTRLVPIY
- the LOC4326041 gene encoding uncharacterized protein isoform X3; the protein is MGDHLALLVDRLLTESTLDAAIRKQVADLQAETVAIDYCCDGDGDGGSARKMVECRICQEEDWDTSMEAPCACCGSLKYAHRKCIQRWCNEKGDTVCEICLQQFKPGYTAPQQLFHYGSIPMNFRGNWEIARQDLHDSQIITMVPSERDFMDGYEDYLPIRTRSSTLCCRTVAIIFMSLLVLRHTLPLMIGGDGEYSLALFSLLVLRTAGILFPILVMVRALATFHRRRRQQIT